The following coding sequences lie in one Isoptericola variabilis 225 genomic window:
- a CDS encoding STAS domain-containing protein — MQDASNPTARGTRPAVARDDDGAPEFGDPASVHVIVGSTRARVVLSGEIDADIGAELGEAVAHAEKSGLPVEIDAHHVTFMDSSGVAFLARLASRSPEKVRVLRAPPTVRFLLEVTRIGDLLEIVDDDPGFDE, encoded by the coding sequence GTGCAGGACGCATCGAACCCGACCGCCCGCGGCACGCGGCCCGCGGTGGCGCGCGACGACGACGGCGCGCCCGAGTTCGGCGACCCGGCCAGCGTCCACGTCATCGTGGGCTCGACCCGGGCTCGCGTGGTGCTCTCGGGCGAGATCGACGCCGACATCGGCGCCGAGCTCGGCGAGGCCGTCGCGCACGCCGAGAAGTCCGGCCTCCCGGTCGAGATCGACGCCCATCACGTGACGTTCATGGACTCCTCCGGCGTGGCCTTCCTCGCCCGCCTGGCCTCGCGCAGCCCCGAGAAGGTCCGCGTCCTGCGCGCGCCGCCGACGGTGCGCTTCCTGCTCGAGGTCACGCGCATCGGCGATCTCCTCGAGATCGTCGACGACGACCCCGGCTTCGACGAGTAG
- a CDS encoding ATP-binding SpoIIE family protein phosphatase, with amino-acid sequence MTETSGHNGAVARVSDQLLSTAIGRAGVPMFITGAWDEGMPVLWVNDAFVETVGAGVGDLSVLGPNPLLSLVDEDPERDTAQQDLLEGRPMLRIVSARRRDGSTAWWQVSVNPLPSPDGVVRHWVGITTDVSEYVDRQAAQLASLEVERRQRADLDLIAQTTELLGDLEYPYALRDIVDLLRALVPWAAFYLNDDGLVFAEGVDVASPPSGRGRRHARYIPDSDHLDPLGDVPGAPEGVTSDIVQDLLDGVLDGPVVLRLDARYAPHSASGWLRRDLVRRVVEETGAVPGTVVVHAVAGRRRVLGLLVTWTGDEGLDAEASVEAFEAGLHEPDHVRTVVEVVARRAGTAIDNARLYAREHRLAEALQRAMLPEQADVTGLDVWTYYAPNAEHAQVGGDWYDVLQIADGTVGLVIGDVVGHDVEAAAAMGQLRSVVRSYAYELTTPGIVLDRVDQLVTGMRIPRSASMVYATLQHVADDDSWAVEYTRAGHLPPLLLRDGEVRQLDAAGGSLVGFGAQPRLTGKEVLRSGDVLLFYTDGLIERRDRSLKVGLEALVETSTRVTARDAAGVGEELLSRLADAPEDDVAIVVVRVPDPVGDTQVQSPSPRSRRWLLPSEPASIGRARHAVLRTCQTWGVSETASAELVVSELVANGVLHGWGNIALRLFDTGDGLRIEVEDSNPAPPVTTDGHPNRLGGFGMQIVERLADWGWRPAGSGKLVWAKLRSTAASEELGAARQTR; translated from the coding sequence ATGACCGAAACATCCGGTCACAATGGCGCCGTCGCCCGCGTTTCTGATCAACTTCTGAGCACGGCGATCGGACGAGCCGGCGTGCCGATGTTCATCACCGGGGCGTGGGACGAGGGCATGCCCGTGCTGTGGGTCAACGACGCGTTCGTCGAGACCGTCGGCGCGGGCGTCGGCGACCTGTCCGTCCTGGGCCCCAACCCGCTGCTGTCGCTCGTCGACGAGGACCCGGAGCGCGACACCGCCCAGCAGGACCTCCTCGAGGGCCGGCCGATGCTGCGCATCGTGAGCGCGCGCCGCCGCGACGGGTCGACGGCGTGGTGGCAGGTCTCGGTCAACCCGCTGCCGAGCCCCGACGGCGTGGTGCGCCACTGGGTCGGCATCACGACCGACGTCTCCGAGTACGTCGACCGCCAGGCCGCGCAGCTCGCCTCGCTCGAGGTCGAGCGCCGCCAGCGCGCCGACCTCGACCTCATCGCGCAGACCACCGAGCTGCTGGGCGACCTCGAGTACCCGTACGCGCTGCGCGACATCGTCGACCTGCTGCGCGCGCTCGTGCCGTGGGCCGCGTTCTACCTCAACGACGACGGCCTGGTGTTCGCCGAGGGCGTCGACGTCGCGTCCCCGCCGAGCGGGCGCGGGCGCCGGCACGCCCGGTACATCCCCGACTCCGACCACCTCGACCCGCTCGGCGACGTCCCCGGCGCACCCGAGGGCGTGACGAGCGACATCGTCCAGGACCTGCTCGACGGCGTCCTCGACGGCCCGGTCGTGCTGCGCCTCGACGCCCGGTACGCGCCGCACTCCGCGTCGGGGTGGCTGCGCCGCGACCTCGTGCGCCGCGTCGTCGAGGAGACGGGAGCGGTCCCAGGCACCGTCGTCGTGCACGCCGTCGCGGGTCGACGTCGCGTGCTCGGCCTGCTCGTGACCTGGACCGGCGACGAGGGCCTCGACGCCGAGGCGAGCGTCGAGGCGTTCGAGGCGGGGCTGCACGAGCCCGACCACGTGCGCACCGTCGTCGAGGTCGTCGCCCGCCGCGCCGGCACCGCGATCGACAACGCGCGCCTCTACGCCCGCGAGCACCGGCTCGCCGAGGCCCTGCAGCGCGCGATGCTGCCGGAGCAGGCCGACGTCACCGGCCTCGACGTGTGGACGTACTACGCGCCCAACGCCGAGCACGCCCAGGTGGGCGGCGACTGGTACGACGTGCTGCAGATCGCGGACGGCACCGTCGGCCTCGTCATCGGCGACGTCGTCGGGCACGACGTCGAGGCCGCGGCCGCGATGGGCCAGCTGCGGTCCGTGGTCCGCTCCTACGCCTACGAGCTCACGACGCCCGGCATCGTGCTCGACCGCGTCGACCAGCTGGTGACCGGGATGCGCATCCCGCGCTCGGCGTCGATGGTCTACGCGACGCTGCAGCACGTGGCCGACGACGACAGTTGGGCCGTCGAGTACACGCGCGCCGGCCACCTCCCGCCGCTGCTGCTGCGCGACGGCGAGGTGCGCCAGCTCGACGCCGCGGGCGGGTCGCTCGTGGGGTTCGGCGCGCAGCCGCGCCTCACGGGCAAGGAGGTGCTGCGGAGCGGCGACGTCCTGCTCTTCTACACCGACGGCCTCATCGAGCGGCGCGACCGCTCGCTCAAGGTCGGGCTCGAGGCGCTCGTCGAGACGTCGACGCGCGTCACGGCGCGCGACGCCGCGGGCGTGGGCGAGGAGCTGCTGTCGCGCCTCGCCGACGCGCCCGAGGACGACGTCGCGATCGTCGTCGTGCGCGTGCCGGACCCGGTGGGGGACACCCAGGTCCAGAGCCCGAGCCCTCGCTCGCGGCGCTGGCTGCTGCCGAGCGAGCCGGCGTCGATCGGGCGGGCGCGGCACGCGGTGCTGCGGACCTGCCAGACGTGGGGCGTCTCGGAGACGGCCTCGGCCGAGCTCGTCGTGTCCGAGCTCGTGGCCAACGGCGTGCTTCACGGCTGGGGCAACATCGCGCTGCGGCTCTTCGACACCGGCGACGGCCTGCGCATCGAGGTCGAGGACTCCAACCCGGCGCCCCCGGTGACGACCGACGGCCACCCCAACCGCCTCGGCGGCTTCGGCATGCAGATCGTCGAGCGGCTCGCCGACTGGGGCTGGCGCCCCGCCGGGTCGGGCAAGCTCGTGTGGGCCAAGCTGCGCTCCACGGCGGCGTCCGAGGAGCTCGGCGCCGCACGGCAGACGCGCTAG